The Leptospira venezuelensis genome contains a region encoding:
- a CDS encoding polyketide cyclase has product MWKYEYNTTVKGIDAKSLWEARSDVSNWSKWDSDIEWTKIEGEVSVGKEFVLKPKGGFACKVLITESEKPFVFGDVTSLAGAKMKFIHFFKPSQEGTEIKVELSISGPLGFLWKKILGEEQAKGMEEEIRRFSELVRKEIG; this is encoded by the coding sequence ATGTGGAAGTATGAATACAATACAACTGTAAAAGGGATCGATGCAAAATCACTTTGGGAAGCCAGATCAGACGTTTCCAATTGGTCCAAATGGGACTCGGACATTGAGTGGACTAAGATAGAAGGAGAAGTCTCCGTAGGTAAAGAATTTGTTCTGAAGCCAAAGGGAGGATTTGCGTGTAAGGTTTTGATCACAGAATCAGAAAAACCTTTCGTATTCGGAGATGTGACCAGTCTTGCTGGAGCAAAGATGAAATTTATACATTTCTTTAAGCCCAGCCAAGAAGGAACTGAGATCAAAGTAGAGCTAAGCATCTCTGGGCCATTAGGATTTCTCTGGAAAAAGATCTTAGGAGAAGAGCAGGCGAAAGGAATGGAAGAAGAGATCCGTAGATTTTCTGAACTAGTTAGGAAAGAAATCGGATGA
- a CDS encoding EVE domain-containing protein — translation MSPRYWIIVASKEHSLLGMSQGIVQACHGKKAPLARMKKGDWVLVYSSKEIFGAKTPYRKFTSLGQIDDDSVYPFQMSPDFCPFRRNVKYFPVQEADIFPLIDSLEFIQNKKSWGFPFRFGILEIGPEDFGLISQRMGLSVKGKDF, via the coding sequence ATGAGCCCCAGATATTGGATCATAGTAGCTTCCAAGGAGCATTCCCTTTTGGGAATGTCCCAAGGAATCGTACAAGCCTGTCACGGTAAGAAGGCTCCTTTGGCTAGAATGAAAAAGGGAGATTGGGTTTTAGTATATTCTTCCAAAGAGATCTTTGGGGCTAAAACTCCATACCGTAAATTTACTTCTCTTGGGCAGATTGATGATGATTCAGTTTATCCGTTTCAGATGAGCCCTGACTTCTGTCCTTTTCGCAGGAACGTAAAATATTTTCCTGTGCAGGAGGCTGATATTTTTCCTTTAATAGATTCTTTGGAATTTATCCAAAATAAAAAGTCCTGGGGTTTTCCATTCCGTTTCGGCATTTTGGAAATTGGGCCTGAAGATTTCGGGCTGATTTCGCAGAGGATGGGTTTAAGTGTCAAAGGAAAAGATTTTTAG
- a CDS encoding MarR family winged helix-turn-helix transcriptional regulator has product MSKEKIFRYDKSDESPGFLLWQVTNLWQREIRKVLEPLDLTHAQFVLLAVTHWLELHEEETTQIKIADRAKTDPMTTSTVLRTLESKKLVKRISHETDTRAKLVKTTSDGQKVLKQAVKVVEDFDEDFFSILGGKRKNIVVGLQILSRK; this is encoded by the coding sequence GTGTCAAAGGAAAAGATTTTTAGATACGATAAATCCGACGAGAGTCCTGGATTCTTATTATGGCAGGTTACGAATCTTTGGCAGAGGGAGATTCGAAAGGTTTTAGAACCTTTGGATCTCACTCATGCTCAGTTTGTTCTTTTGGCAGTAACACATTGGTTGGAACTCCACGAAGAAGAGACTACTCAGATCAAAATTGCAGATCGTGCCAAGACGGATCCTATGACTACTTCTACCGTACTTAGAACTCTTGAATCTAAAAAGTTAGTAAAACGTATCTCTCATGAAACTGATACCCGTGCAAAATTAGTGAAGACAACTTCGGATGGACAAAAGGTCTTAAAACAGGCGGTCAAAGTGGTGGAAGATTTTGATGAGGATTTCTTTTCTATTTTAGGCGGGAAAAGAAAGAACATCGTGGTAGGGCTCCAGATACTTTCCCGGAAATAA
- a CDS encoding LIC12353 family lipoprotein — MFRNRFKRSLILLTLLGILINCGDSLKGKPTPALPELAGFYVNEKSKEWFQNGKIKIQTLWIRRTAKGEMEFNHQILIRLQFSVSENREELKVKSGKLQTSDRELLFFETNGKEFHRNYHGLNTKDPKSWAVRSFGPFMKVKDFNKLIGEGTGRSAELAQDKNSIVFSNGDVYRRIGNPLLGRISINLGKFKKTIDNEVAGVILFPLDAEAFPQTDGKQNFFALFSTTDNIVAGTPIKIAEFPGQVQEVFEHVAVVELNKMKPGISAPSIQNFSSIILDGVVDSKTISQKESTDELIRRLKQDPNVSKEELIRELEKLKSKE; from the coding sequence ATGTTTCGAAACCGTTTCAAAAGATCCCTAATTCTTCTAACCTTGCTTGGCATCCTAATAAACTGCGGAGATAGTTTAAAAGGTAAGCCCACACCCGCTCTCCCGGAACTGGCAGGATTTTATGTGAACGAAAAATCTAAAGAATGGTTCCAAAACGGAAAAATCAAAATACAAACTCTTTGGATCCGACGTACCGCAAAAGGAGAAATGGAATTTAACCATCAAATATTGATAAGACTCCAATTCAGCGTGAGTGAAAACAGAGAAGAGTTAAAAGTTAAATCCGGAAAACTACAAACTAGCGATAGAGAACTTTTATTTTTTGAAACGAATGGTAAAGAATTCCATCGCAATTATCACGGCCTAAATACTAAAGATCCTAAAAGTTGGGCTGTCCGTTCCTTCGGTCCATTTATGAAAGTAAAAGATTTTAACAAATTAATAGGAGAAGGTACTGGACGATCTGCTGAACTCGCTCAGGACAAAAACTCAATCGTATTTTCCAACGGAGATGTTTATAGAAGGATAGGAAATCCTCTCCTGGGTAGGATCTCCATCAATTTAGGAAAATTTAAGAAAACCATAGATAACGAAGTAGCAGGAGTAATATTATTTCCCTTAGACGCTGAGGCATTTCCTCAAACGGACGGAAAACAAAACTTCTTCGCGTTATTCTCCACTACGGACAATATAGTTGCAGGAACTCCAATCAAGATCGCTGAATTTCCTGGCCAAGTACAAGAAGTTTTCGAACACGTGGCCGTAGTAGAATTGAATAAAATGAAACCAGGAATTTCAGCACCGAGTATCCAAAACTTCTCTTCTATAATTTTAGATGGGGTTGTGGATTCTAAAACAATTTCTCAAAAAGAAAGCACTGACGAACTGATCCGAAGACTAAAACAAGACCCGAATGTTTCAAAAGAGGAACTGATCCGGGAGCTGGAAAAACTTAAGAGCAAAGAATAA
- a CDS encoding adenylate/guanylate cyclase domain-containing protein, with the protein MDSEPTVFRSQYLLSIIFYIFLVSCSSADAPVAQKGILDLTHWDYRSNPTFNLQGEWAFFPNTFQPDPHSEKPPEFRKIPGVWPGTGYALLKLKILLPEKHGRLGIYSKHQATAFEILINGVSVGSSGEPGTSFETSAPDNRPVYYEWDESTKEVDISFKISNFHHRLTGLWFDIRFGDARILYKETLMLRDWDLFLSGLFFMSTIYHLGLFFLRRKDRTPLVFALFCFCLFLRIFVTEEKLIQFYFPWADYPLSMNLEYLTMYAALPLGLHFVRHSFPAYFPRKWMLLFYIISFTFSLSTIFPFPIPSIPVPYFQFVFLVGVAFAIVVLFRAIIHKEQYSLVIGFAIFALIVAGIFDMLAARQIIFARFIIPIGLFVAILTQTFILSSRYRDLYSEKEKLSDRLQRLNETYSRFVPISFLEFLGKGKLEDMRPGDQIKKEMTILFADIRSFTEISESLDSKESFELLNSYISEMEPLIHSNHGFVDKYFGDAIMALFPESADDAVNAAISMQNRILDYNQRRMDQGNRAIGVGIGIHTGSLMMGLVGSGDRMESTVISDAVHLASKLETLNKYYGSSILISEDTYSKLKFPENFLLRKLDKLKFRGKKEHRAIYELGDHLSKTEKEAFLKSKSDFERGVELFYFGKYLDSGESFREALRIYSGDRAANLYLKRCTEQIYSSAVKVQPGPDLA; encoded by the coding sequence ATGGACTCTGAGCCGACAGTTTTCCGATCTCAATATTTACTTTCTATAATTTTCTATATCTTCTTAGTTTCGTGCTCATCTGCGGATGCACCAGTTGCTCAAAAAGGGATCTTGGATTTAACCCATTGGGATTATAGATCCAATCCAACATTCAATCTGCAGGGAGAGTGGGCTTTTTTTCCAAATACTTTTCAACCTGATCCTCATTCTGAAAAGCCTCCAGAATTTCGTAAAATTCCAGGAGTTTGGCCAGGCACCGGTTACGCACTTCTTAAATTGAAAATACTTCTTCCGGAGAAGCATGGACGTTTGGGGATTTATTCCAAACACCAGGCAACTGCTTTTGAAATTTTGATCAATGGTGTTTCTGTCGGTAGTTCAGGAGAGCCTGGAACTTCTTTCGAGACGAGCGCTCCTGACAATAGACCGGTTTATTATGAATGGGATGAATCCACTAAAGAAGTGGATATTAGTTTCAAAATTTCTAATTTTCATCATAGGTTGACCGGTCTTTGGTTCGATATCCGTTTTGGTGATGCAAGGATACTTTATAAAGAAACTCTAATGCTTAGGGATTGGGATCTTTTTCTGTCCGGACTTTTTTTCATGTCTACCATCTATCATCTTGGGCTTTTCTTTCTAAGGAGGAAGGATCGCACTCCTCTCGTCTTTGCATTATTTTGTTTTTGTTTATTCCTTCGGATATTCGTTACTGAAGAAAAACTGATCCAATTCTATTTTCCTTGGGCGGATTATCCACTTTCCATGAACTTGGAATATCTAACCATGTATGCAGCCTTACCTTTGGGACTGCATTTTGTCCGACATTCCTTTCCCGCATATTTCCCTCGGAAATGGATGTTATTATTCTATATAATCTCGTTTACATTTTCATTAAGTACAATTTTTCCTTTCCCTATCCCTTCTATTCCTGTCCCATATTTTCAGTTTGTATTTTTAGTAGGTGTTGCATTTGCAATTGTGGTGCTTTTTAGGGCAATTATCCACAAAGAACAATATTCTCTTGTTATTGGATTTGCGATCTTTGCTTTGATTGTGGCCGGGATTTTTGATATGCTGGCAGCCAGACAGATCATATTTGCAAGATTTATTATTCCGATTGGTCTGTTTGTTGCCATTCTTACTCAAACATTTATTTTATCTTCCAGATACAGAGATCTATACAGTGAAAAAGAGAAACTTTCGGATCGTCTACAACGTCTGAACGAGACTTATAGCAGATTTGTTCCTATCAGCTTTTTGGAATTTTTAGGAAAGGGAAAGCTGGAGGATATGAGGCCAGGTGACCAGATCAAAAAGGAAATGACCATCTTGTTTGCCGATATCAGATCTTTTACTGAAATTTCGGAAAGTCTGGATTCCAAAGAAAGTTTTGAATTATTAAATTCTTATATTTCGGAGATGGAGCCTCTTATTCATTCTAATCATGGTTTTGTGGATAAGTATTTTGGAGATGCTATCATGGCTCTTTTTCCAGAAAGTGCAGACGATGCTGTGAATGCTGCTATTTCCATGCAAAATCGTATTTTAGATTATAATCAAAGAAGAATGGACCAAGGAAATCGTGCGATCGGAGTTGGGATAGGCATTCATACTGGTTCCTTGATGATGGGACTTGTTGGTTCAGGAGACCGTATGGAAAGCACTGTTATCTCTGATGCAGTCCATCTTGCTTCCAAGTTGGAGACTTTAAATAAATATTATGGTTCTAGTATATTGATAAGTGAAGATACTTATTCTAAACTAAAATTTCCCGAAAACTTTTTACTTCGTAAATTGGATAAACTTAAGTTTAGAGGAAAAAAAGAACATAGAGCAATTTATGAGCTCGGAGATCATTTAAGCAAAACCGAAAAGGAAGCATTCCTAAAATCCAAAAGTGATTTTGAAAGGGGTGTGGAACTGTTTTATTTCGGGAAATATTTAGATTCTGGAGAATCTTTCAGAGAGGCTTTAAGAATTTATTCAGGAGACAGGGCTGCGAACTTATACTTAAAACGTTGCACGGAACAAATTTATTCTTCCGCTGTAAAAGTGCAGCCCGGTCCGGATCTGGCTTAA
- the rmuC gene encoding DNA recombination protein RmuC has protein sequence MEFAIVLLVGLFIGFGLAFFLAKALYSKESGINPSEHEKLKLEKAGLLTSEQRSKERILQLEKEFKENSEKTEKAIGYYQAMKKESDLLKERLENQKKEFEELMSKLDEKFKHAANQALLDNSQKFNQQTHEKMNDLLRPFKEEIEKFGVKVELSHKEHKDDTANLKAQINNLLEMNKTLSEDAKSLASALKGNSKTQGDWGEGILENILQNSGLVKGREYTAQESVQTEDGRLRPDIVVKLPSGKSIVIDSKVSLTAYVEYASAETEDVKKAALQRHLKSLYEHVSGLYKKNYQSLYGIESLDFVLMFLPVEPSYYEAVRTDPKFLEDAYAKNILIVTPSTLMVSLKMVANLWRKEKQNKNSEQIAEESGKMYDKIVEIVTALEVLGKSIDKSRDNYDAVLGKLKSGRGNLLGRAENIRKLGAKVRKSLDSASEDSQDDAEETLFLNGE, from the coding sequence ATGGAATTTGCAATCGTATTACTCGTAGGTCTTTTCATTGGCTTTGGTCTAGCATTCTTCTTAGCCAAAGCTCTTTATTCAAAAGAGTCAGGGATCAATCCGAGTGAACATGAAAAACTAAAATTAGAAAAAGCGGGACTTCTCACCTCCGAACAAAGATCCAAGGAAAGGATACTTCAGTTAGAAAAAGAGTTTAAAGAGAATTCTGAAAAAACGGAAAAAGCAATCGGCTATTACCAGGCCATGAAAAAGGAATCCGATCTTTTAAAGGAAAGATTGGAGAACCAAAAAAAAGAATTCGAAGAACTCATGTCCAAACTGGATGAAAAGTTCAAACATGCGGCCAATCAAGCTCTCTTAGATAATTCCCAAAAATTCAATCAACAAACTCACGAAAAGATGAATGATCTACTTCGTCCCTTTAAGGAAGAAATAGAAAAATTCGGAGTGAAGGTAGAACTTTCACACAAAGAGCATAAGGATGATACGGCGAACCTAAAGGCTCAAATTAATAATCTATTAGAAATGAATAAAACACTTTCGGAAGACGCTAAAAGTTTGGCTTCCGCTCTGAAAGGAAATTCGAAAACCCAAGGAGATTGGGGAGAAGGTATTTTGGAGAATATACTTCAAAATAGCGGCCTAGTCAAAGGAAGAGAATATACAGCTCAAGAATCTGTACAAACAGAAGATGGAAGATTGAGACCGGATATAGTAGTCAAACTGCCTTCCGGAAAATCAATCGTAATAGATTCCAAGGTTTCCCTGACAGCTTACGTAGAATATGCTTCCGCAGAGACGGAAGACGTAAAAAAAGCAGCACTCCAAAGACATTTAAAAAGTTTATATGAACATGTCTCAGGACTATACAAGAAAAACTACCAATCTCTCTATGGAATAGAATCTCTAGACTTTGTACTGATGTTCCTGCCAGTGGAACCTTCTTATTATGAAGCTGTCCGAACAGATCCTAAATTTTTGGAAGATGCATACGCTAAAAATATTCTGATAGTAACTCCTTCTACCCTAATGGTTTCCTTAAAGATGGTAGCAAATCTTTGGAGAAAGGAAAAACAAAACAAAAACTCAGAACAGATCGCAGAAGAATCTGGTAAGATGTATGATAAGATCGTAGAGATCGTTACCGCATTGGAAGTTTTAGGAAAATCTATAGATAAGTCCAGAGACAACTACGATGCTGTCCTCGGAAAATTAAAATCAGGCAGAGGAAATCTTTTAGGAAGAGCGGAAAATATTCGCAAATTAGGAGCCAAAGTTCGCAAGTCTTTGGATTCTGCTTCAGAAGATTCTCAGGACGATGCAGAAGAAACTCTATTTTTAAATGGAGAATAA